In Microvenator marinus, one genomic interval encodes:
- a CDS encoding tetratricopeptide repeat protein, whose product MSDALNALIDELDDLIAEGELEDAQEKLDAALAEHGRQSALLVTQAQLLLELEDYAGLVNETDTSVTEVDDPEERASLLTARAYALFYLDRVDEARQTFNQAVKSDPELNAAIIGRAMVHEHMKFYNAALIDCDRAIEIDDQESQPWAIRGTIHLRFGRMDAAMKDLEYAHESDPDDEEVLLNLARLSALKNDNPRAMELTGRLIDIGEDPDYLAPGLLLRSQLELALGSWEAGIEDAERAIELFPKEPWGYLQAAACVLSAGAEPGRAIELLKKAEETVESAYDIPDIFPLRASAYDQLGKPEKAKETLDAAEGTARLPGYIYGWVNPAGNIPINPNRPIDVRALLDDLFGEAKLAPKGYEELLRQVVDRIPEIIKEHPNVGQLAIELPEAPGMVGGKRQLMIQVNQNQANRPAQA is encoded by the coding sequence ATGTCGGACGCCTTGAATGCCCTAATTGATGAACTCGACGACCTGATCGCCGAGGGTGAGCTCGAAGACGCTCAAGAGAAACTCGACGCCGCGCTCGCCGAGCATGGCCGCCAGAGTGCGCTCCTTGTGACCCAGGCGCAACTCCTTCTCGAACTCGAAGATTACGCCGGATTGGTCAACGAAACGGATACGTCCGTGACCGAGGTCGACGACCCGGAAGAGCGCGCGAGCCTCTTGACCGCACGCGCCTACGCGCTCTTTTACCTCGACCGGGTGGACGAAGCGCGGCAAACCTTCAATCAGGCCGTCAAATCTGACCCTGAGCTCAATGCGGCCATCATCGGCCGAGCCATGGTTCATGAGCACATGAAGTTCTACAACGCAGCGCTCATCGACTGTGATCGCGCGATCGAGATCGACGACCAAGAGTCGCAACCATGGGCCATCCGAGGCACGATCCACCTGCGTTTTGGGCGCATGGACGCTGCCATGAAGGACCTGGAATACGCTCACGAGTCGGACCCTGACGATGAGGAAGTTCTCCTCAATCTCGCACGTCTTTCGGCCCTCAAGAACGACAATCCACGTGCCATGGAATTGACCGGGCGCCTCATCGATATCGGCGAAGACCCAGACTATCTGGCGCCAGGCTTGTTGCTGCGAAGTCAGCTCGAACTCGCACTCGGAAGCTGGGAAGCCGGTATCGAAGACGCGGAGCGCGCCATCGAGTTGTTCCCAAAAGAACCATGGGGTTATCTCCAGGCGGCCGCATGTGTACTCAGCGCCGGAGCCGAACCAGGACGCGCCATCGAGCTTCTTAAGAAAGCCGAAGAAACCGTAGAATCGGCCTACGATATCCCAGACATTTTCCCGCTTCGAGCATCGGCCTACGACCAGCTCGGAAAGCCCGAAAAGGCCAAAGAAACTCTGGACGCAGCCGAGGGAACCGCACGACTTCCCGGCTATATCTACGGCTGGGTCAACCCCGCCGGAAATATCCCGATCAACCCGAACCGTCCGATCGATGTGCGTGCGCTTCTCGATGACCTCTTCGGCGAGGCCAAGCTCGCTCCTAAAGGTTATGAGGAACTCCTGCGGCAGGTGGTCGATAGGATTCCAGAGATCATCAAAGAACACCCCAATGTGGGCCAGCTCGCCATCGAGCTCCCAGAGGCTCCGGGTATGGTCGGCGGCAAGCGGCAGCTCATGATTCAAGTCAACCAGAATCAGGCTAACCGGCCTGCTCAGGCGTAA
- a CDS encoding CDP-alcohol phosphatidyltransferase family protein, with translation MSFVQRVRDSIVLKSPDVEEPIDAYFHRRLAALVTAAVHPTPLRPDHITWMSLFIGWVASAVMALTVFDVVGDYGYIAAAALLLISVVLDCADGQLARARGGGTRMGRILDGLVDSAVLVPFYVFMGIDILLRHGWPYFALAAVAGFGAWIQIMVYDRAKSVYLANTRPGAHADGVETMEEVLAEYEEIKRSGTLFERFMMHTYINGQLKLSEKFSGSGALNLREVTEESAQAYRARFRPTMRLASILGLGTHMFFIYGGVLLLGWSQWGTVATQVVFVTLFIPMFLVISRIKVMNQAP, from the coding sequence GTGAGCTTCGTTCAGCGCGTCAGAGATTCCATCGTCCTCAAGTCTCCGGACGTTGAGGAGCCTATCGATGCATACTTTCACAGGCGACTTGCTGCGCTGGTGACGGCTGCGGTCCATCCTACGCCACTTCGACCCGATCACATCACGTGGATGAGTTTGTTCATCGGCTGGGTGGCCAGCGCCGTGATGGCTCTGACGGTCTTCGATGTGGTTGGGGATTATGGTTATATCGCGGCTGCCGCGCTCTTGCTCATCTCTGTGGTTCTCGACTGCGCCGATGGGCAGCTCGCTCGCGCTCGCGGCGGAGGCACACGAATGGGACGCATTCTCGACGGACTCGTCGACTCCGCGGTCCTCGTTCCCTTCTATGTCTTTATGGGAATTGACATACTCTTGCGGCATGGGTGGCCCTATTTCGCACTCGCGGCGGTAGCCGGCTTTGGCGCGTGGATTCAAATCATGGTCTACGACCGCGCCAAGAGCGTCTATTTGGCCAATACAAGGCCTGGAGCGCACGCAGACGGCGTTGAGACCATGGAAGAAGTCCTGGCCGAATACGAGGAGATTAAGCGCAGTGGAACGCTTTTCGAGCGATTCATGATGCACACCTATATCAACGGTCAGCTCAAACTCTCCGAAAAATTCTCCGGTAGCGGTGCGCTAAACCTTCGCGAAGTGACCGAAGAGAGCGCTCAAGCCTACCGAGCTCGGTTCCGTCCCACCATGCGGCTCGCCTCGATTCTCGGGCTCGGAACACATATGTTCTTCATTTATGGCGGAGTCCTCTTATTAGGATGGAGCCAATGGGGTACCGTAGCCACGCAAGTTGTCTTCGTGACCCTTTTCATCCCGATGTTTCTGGTCATATCCAGAATCAAGGTGATGAACCAAGCGCCCTAA
- a CDS encoding MBL fold metallo-hydrolase, producing MNIEQFWVFHCGYSKIPRWMIVEGGGRQEIKLPFLAALAVHPEHGPILIDAPFGTEGPSNVGEFLGGVLRKIGVVFKDEWAVIPRIERLGFRASEVNHVLMTHMHFDHTGGMKSLGHASFHINRDEWVAATSMSAFAARTKGYVVEDYRALTSRVEKLDLSGATIEKGVDVFGDGSIEAVPLPGHSAGHTGWRIRLADREIFYVGDAAFSVGHITQNQELGIFPKIAADSKKIAGQTLEKLRWWHRDHPDVEILTSHDVDLGQACMNGPLGVHVDAG from the coding sequence ATGAATATCGAGCAGTTCTGGGTTTTCCATTGTGGGTATTCGAAGATCCCGCGTTGGATGATCGTAGAAGGTGGTGGTCGGCAGGAGATTAAACTCCCCTTCCTCGCCGCGCTCGCTGTGCATCCTGAACACGGTCCGATCTTGATCGACGCGCCTTTTGGGACCGAGGGTCCTTCAAACGTCGGCGAGTTCTTGGGCGGCGTCTTGAGAAAGATTGGGGTGGTTTTCAAGGACGAATGGGCCGTTATTCCTAGAATTGAGCGGCTCGGCTTTAGGGCTTCCGAGGTCAACCATGTGCTTATGACGCATATGCATTTTGACCATACCGGAGGCATGAAAAGCCTTGGCCACGCCTCATTCCATATCAATCGTGATGAGTGGGTGGCTGCGACCAGCATGAGTGCGTTTGCGGCTCGGACAAAGGGCTATGTGGTGGAGGATTACCGCGCCTTGACATCAAGGGTAGAGAAGCTCGACCTCAGCGGGGCAACCATTGAGAAGGGCGTAGACGTGTTTGGCGATGGTTCCATCGAGGCTGTGCCCCTTCCAGGACATAGCGCGGGACATACCGGTTGGCGCATTCGCCTCGCTGACCGTGAGATCTTCTACGTCGGTGACGCTGCATTCTCGGTAGGTCACATCACGCAGAACCAGGAACTGGGAATCTTTCCCAAAATCGCTGCAGACTCAAAGAAGATCGCAGGCCAGACACTGGAAAAATTGCGTTGGTGGCATCGAGACCATCCAGACGTGGAAATCCTCACTTCTCACGACGTCGACCTCGGTCAGGCATGTATGAATGGCCCGCTAGGTGTCCACGTAGACGCGGGCTAA
- a CDS encoding SMI1/KNR4 family protein: MSEIIHLVARLKVAIDAIDWLGRDVYPKLRGPASADELKAFEARLGRKIPPSYREFLRMHNGMDGLEQYDWGIAGISEVDRGETFEDVLSGHQYVYKAKDARHPALADLKSAHVVGSDFDYQIAYFAPETMEELEPAIRRLSTDQEYDELPLFEHFEQFLEFVVSIYEDLVDLQGGSFDDMGDVGVGGGDEDLLKELANLLKAERQPEPEPEPAKPAPKLSPEMELASKLCRRVLELLVKAELIEVVEGPGMIDSLEDLMLRKLLRSKSQPETVKNWIDALSKAREVEELYGTDEELAKLMNKAFDEVSQ; encoded by the coding sequence ATGAGCGAAATCATTCATTTAGTGGCACGTTTGAAAGTCGCCATCGACGCCATTGACTGGCTTGGTCGCGATGTTTACCCAAAGCTCCGAGGTCCAGCGAGCGCTGACGAACTCAAAGCATTTGAGGCGCGACTTGGACGCAAGATTCCGCCCTCGTACCGCGAGTTTCTCCGGATGCATAACGGCATGGACGGGCTCGAACAATACGACTGGGGTATTGCCGGGATCTCTGAGGTAGACCGCGGCGAGACTTTTGAGGACGTGCTCTCGGGCCATCAATATGTCTACAAGGCTAAGGATGCCCGTCATCCGGCGCTGGCTGACCTCAAGTCGGCGCATGTGGTCGGCTCGGACTTCGACTACCAAATCGCCTATTTTGCGCCTGAGACGATGGAGGAGCTTGAGCCCGCGATTCGCCGTCTCTCGACGGACCAGGAATACGACGAGCTCCCGCTCTTCGAGCACTTCGAGCAGTTCCTTGAGTTTGTGGTCTCCATCTACGAAGACCTCGTGGATCTGCAGGGTGGCTCGTTTGACGATATGGGTGACGTGGGGGTTGGCGGCGGTGATGAAGATTTGCTCAAGGAATTGGCGAATCTTTTGAAGGCTGAACGTCAACCTGAGCCCGAGCCAGAACCCGCAAAACCCGCGCCGAAACTCTCTCCAGAAATGGAGCTCGCCTCGAAACTCTGCAGGCGCGTTCTGGAGCTCCTGGTGAAAGCTGAGCTGATCGAAGTGGTTGAAGGCCCCGGCATGATCGACTCGCTCGAAGACCTCATGCTTCGCAAGCTCCTTCGCTCGAAGAGCCAGCCTGAGACGGTCAAGAACTGGATCGACGCTCTCTCCAAGGCGCGCGAAGTTGAAGAGCTCTACGGCACTGATGAAGAACTCGCAAAGCTTATGAACAAAGCGTTTGACGAAGTGAGTCAATGA
- a CDS encoding polyprenyl synthetase family protein, giving the protein MSASLNWVAPMAEFSWAERIDELRQQHLPQIMDVLDSTVLSGSPDGSSLVEMTRYHLETGGKRLRAVLPLAVADALGSDPKNVVAFGAACEILHNATLVHDDLQDGDRIRRGAETIWVKYGEARAINLGDAMLYYTLMLVRKVPGSADLRESLSDRVLKETVRVIDGQEREFLLQQDDVPTWADYVKMVEGKTSGLFALPLAGAAEIAGASSQLVDGMTRAAGHLGVIFQIQDDVLDIFGQKGRERPGSDIAEGKISALVIHTLENASPEDSAWLRDLLRRERELVTDADIQRATQLFLTTGALDFTLAEIDRRAALALSEPALDEAPQLKALVSAIVDLFLAPIAELKHSRENG; this is encoded by the coding sequence ATGAGCGCGAGTTTGAACTGGGTTGCACCAATGGCTGAATTTTCATGGGCGGAGCGCATTGACGAGCTTCGCCAACAACACCTTCCGCAGATCATGGACGTGTTGGATAGCACCGTGCTTAGCGGCTCGCCGGACGGCTCATCGCTCGTCGAGATGACGAGGTATCACCTTGAAACAGGCGGGAAGAGGTTAAGGGCGGTGCTCCCATTAGCTGTGGCCGACGCGCTCGGCTCAGACCCAAAGAACGTGGTCGCGTTCGGCGCGGCTTGCGAGATTTTGCACAACGCGACGCTTGTTCATGATGATCTGCAGGACGGGGACCGCATACGCCGAGGAGCAGAAACCATTTGGGTGAAGTACGGCGAAGCCCGCGCGATCAACCTGGGCGACGCGATGCTTTACTACACGCTCATGCTCGTCAGAAAAGTACCCGGCTCCGCGGACTTGCGCGAAAGCCTCAGCGACCGAGTTCTCAAGGAAACCGTTCGTGTCATTGACGGCCAAGAGCGCGAATTCCTGCTTCAACAAGATGATGTCCCAACTTGGGCGGATTACGTCAAAATGGTCGAAGGCAAGACGAGCGGTCTTTTTGCTCTCCCACTAGCAGGAGCTGCGGAGATCGCAGGAGCTTCGAGCCAACTTGTTGACGGCATGACGCGTGCCGCAGGTCACCTTGGGGTCATCTTCCAGATTCAAGATGACGTCCTCGATATCTTTGGTCAGAAGGGCCGTGAGCGCCCTGGAAGTGATATCGCGGAAGGAAAGATCTCCGCGCTGGTCATTCATACCCTGGAGAACGCTTCTCCTGAGGATTCGGCGTGGCTTCGAGACCTGCTCCGGCGAGAACGCGAACTGGTCACAGACGCGGATATTCAGCGCGCGACGCAGCTATTCCTGACCACGGGAGCGCTTGATTTCACGCTAGCCGAGATCGACAGGCGCGCGGCCCTCGCGCTCAGCGAGCCTGCGCTTGACGAGGCTCCACAACTCAAAGCGCTCGTCAGCGCAATCGTCGATCTCTTTCTGGCACCGATCGCAGAACTCAAACACTCAAGAGAAAATGGCTGA
- a CDS encoding RidA family protein — MADSKSIIVGGRAQALGAYPHLKVVGNLVFVCGTSSRRPDNTYEGVEIHADGSVTLDIEAQTHAVIKNIETYLAEVGASLKDLVDITTFLVSMDDFKGYNKVYNTYFDAETGPTRTTVAVSELPHPNLLIEIKAIAHLP; from the coding sequence ATGGCTGATTCAAAGTCTATCATCGTGGGAGGGCGCGCTCAGGCCCTTGGAGCCTACCCGCACCTCAAAGTAGTCGGGAATTTGGTCTTCGTATGCGGCACCTCGTCGCGCCGGCCTGATAACACCTATGAGGGCGTGGAAATCCACGCCGATGGCAGTGTCACGCTCGATATTGAGGCCCAGACACACGCGGTTATTAAGAATATCGAGACCTACCTCGCCGAAGTCGGCGCGAGCCTCAAAGACCTCGTCGATATCACGACATTCCTGGTCTCCATGGACGACTTCAAAGGCTATAACAAGGTCTACAACACCTATTTTGACGCCGAAACCGGGCCCACCCGCACCACGGTTGCCGTCAGCGAACTCCCGCATCCAAATCTGCTGATCGAGATCAAAGCAATTGCTCATTTGCCCTAG
- the polA gene encoding DNA polymerase I, translating into MTLNPTLYIVDGSAYIYRAFFAIRNLSNSKGFPTNALFGFMQMLRKLLEQEDPDFLAMTFDPFGHDVPSFRFEMYPEYKANRDAMPDDLRVQLPFFQQLVEAMNIPVLVVPGIEADDLIATLTHKALDQDLHVCICSADKDLMQLLGDERVRMIDTMRDKVFKEEDVIARFGVPPHQVKYVMALSGDTSDNIPGVPGIGEKTGGQLIQEFGDLENLLANIDKVSGKKRKENLTEFADQARLSLDLVTLKEDCPVDLDLDALRLSAPDIDTLTELMTELEMRTPLRDMTTWAKKKGFLEGKSPAPIMPKPERTDKKAKKNYRTITTEKELDSVIVEILEAGRVSFDLETTSIDPLDAEIVGFALAWEPHQGVYIPTAHRYLGAPDQLSTGFVIEKLRPILEDEDFPKIAQNYKYEWMVLAQGKWASPKSGAAKKPPESDQGLLFGTAQPDLGKPDFGSTPVILKGVQWDTMLMSYLIDPGKLSHGLDAIAKDYLSHENITFKDVAGSGKNQLSFEMVDIESATKYAAEDADITLLACDKMAPVIDEAGLRQIHDEMEIPLSVVLAKMEAKGISVDTGMLKELGKEFEGYLNNLQESIDEAAGQPLNANSPTQLREILFGKLGLPIKKRTQSGPSTDQSVLEQLAELHPLPSLILEYRSFSKLKGTYIDALPLLIREDTGRIHTDFNQAVTATGRLSSSNPNLQNIPVRSDYGREIRRAFIPARGKKLICADYSQIELRIMAHMSGDSALLEAYRRGDDIHSATAAGIFGVELSEVTSDQRRAAKTINFGVMYGMGANRLARDLKIPRKEAKTYIDQYFARFSGVKAFFERLQDHARDIGYAETMFGRRRILSAIEGFGAQRAFAERVAVNMPIQGSAADIIKKAMLNIQDRIEAEGLPLSMLLQVHDELVFEVDEAHVESAASLIRHEMEGVVELDVPLTVELGIGDNWMDAK; encoded by the coding sequence ATGACACTCAATCCTACGCTCTATATCGTTGACGGTTCGGCCTATATCTACCGAGCCTTCTTTGCCATTCGTAACCTATCAAACTCAAAGGGCTTTCCGACGAACGCTCTCTTTGGGTTCATGCAGATGTTGCGCAAACTTCTCGAGCAAGAAGATCCTGATTTTCTGGCGATGACCTTCGATCCATTTGGTCATGATGTACCGTCGTTCAGATTCGAGATGTACCCCGAATACAAGGCCAATCGCGACGCCATGCCGGACGACCTGCGGGTACAACTCCCGTTCTTCCAGCAGCTCGTCGAAGCCATGAATATTCCGGTACTCGTTGTGCCCGGAATCGAGGCCGATGACCTCATCGCAACTCTGACCCACAAGGCCCTCGATCAAGACCTCCACGTCTGCATTTGCAGTGCCGACAAAGACTTGATGCAGCTCCTTGGGGACGAGCGAGTGCGGATGATCGACACCATGCGCGACAAAGTCTTCAAAGAGGAAGACGTGATCGCGAGATTTGGAGTGCCGCCCCATCAGGTCAAGTACGTGATGGCGTTGAGCGGTGATACCAGTGACAATATACCGGGCGTGCCTGGAATCGGCGAAAAGACAGGCGGACAGCTCATCCAAGAGTTTGGCGACCTCGAAAATCTCCTCGCCAATATCGACAAAGTCTCCGGCAAAAAACGAAAAGAAAACCTGACCGAGTTTGCCGATCAGGCGCGGCTTTCGCTGGACCTGGTTACGCTCAAAGAAGATTGTCCCGTGGACCTGGATTTGGATGCCTTGCGGCTTTCGGCCCCGGATATTGACACTCTGACCGAGCTCATGACCGAGCTCGAGATGCGCACGCCGCTCCGGGACATGACCACGTGGGCCAAAAAGAAGGGGTTTCTTGAGGGAAAAAGCCCGGCACCTATCATGCCAAAGCCCGAGCGGACCGATAAAAAGGCGAAGAAGAATTACCGCACTATCACTACCGAAAAGGAACTCGATAGCGTTATTGTGGAAATCCTCGAAGCAGGAAGGGTGTCCTTCGATCTTGAGACGACGAGCATCGATCCTCTGGACGCCGAAATCGTAGGCTTTGCGCTGGCATGGGAGCCCCATCAAGGGGTCTATATCCCCACAGCCCATCGCTACTTAGGAGCGCCGGACCAGCTCAGTACCGGGTTTGTGATCGAGAAGCTTCGGCCAATTCTGGAGGATGAAGACTTTCCAAAAATCGCGCAGAACTACAAATACGAATGGATGGTTTTGGCGCAAGGGAAGTGGGCGAGCCCAAAGAGTGGCGCGGCGAAGAAGCCGCCAGAGTCTGATCAGGGGCTCTTGTTTGGTACGGCTCAGCCGGACCTCGGAAAACCAGATTTTGGGTCCACTCCCGTGATCCTCAAAGGCGTTCAGTGGGACACCATGTTGATGAGCTATCTCATCGACCCGGGAAAGCTCAGCCACGGCCTCGATGCCATCGCAAAGGACTATCTGAGTCACGAGAACATTACTTTCAAGGACGTAGCCGGTAGCGGCAAAAACCAGCTTTCTTTTGAGATGGTTGATATCGAAAGCGCAACCAAATACGCGGCTGAAGACGCCGATATCACTTTGCTTGCTTGCGATAAAATGGCGCCTGTCATCGATGAAGCCGGGCTTCGCCAAATCCACGACGAGATGGAAATTCCACTCTCTGTCGTGCTCGCCAAAATGGAGGCCAAAGGCATCAGCGTGGATACAGGGATGCTCAAGGAGCTCGGAAAAGAGTTTGAGGGCTACCTCAACAATCTTCAGGAATCTATCGACGAAGCTGCGGGTCAGCCCCTCAACGCGAACAGCCCTACACAGCTTCGAGAGATTCTCTTTGGCAAACTCGGTCTGCCCATTAAAAAGAGGACTCAATCTGGCCCCTCGACCGACCAATCGGTTCTCGAACAACTGGCAGAACTACACCCTTTGCCATCTTTGATTCTGGAATACCGCAGTTTTTCTAAGCTCAAAGGGACCTATATTGACGCGCTGCCTCTTTTGATCCGAGAGGATACTGGCAGGATTCACACCGACTTTAATCAGGCTGTGACAGCCACCGGGCGTCTGAGCTCTTCGAACCCCAACCTTCAGAATATCCCGGTCCGCAGCGACTATGGACGCGAGATAAGACGCGCCTTCATTCCCGCGCGCGGCAAGAAGCTCATCTGCGCGGATTATTCGCAGATCGAGCTGCGCATCATGGCGCATATGTCCGGTGATAGTGCGCTGCTGGAAGCCTACCGACGCGGTGATGATATCCACTCCGCCACGGCCGCAGGAATTTTTGGTGTGGAGCTCTCTGAGGTGACCTCCGATCAACGCCGAGCGGCAAAAACCATCAACTTCGGCGTCATGTACGGCATGGGTGCCAACCGGCTCGCCAGGGATTTGAAGATTCCACGCAAAGAAGCCAAGACCTATATCGACCAGTACTTTGCTCGTTTTAGCGGCGTGAAGGCGTTCTTTGAGCGACTTCAAGACCACGCGCGCGACATCGGGTATGCCGAGACCATGTTTGGCCGCCGTCGAATCTTGTCTGCCATTGAGGGGTTTGGAGCACAGCGCGCCTTTGCTGAACGTGTGGCTGTGAACATGCCCATCCAGGGAAGTGCTGCAGACATCATCAAGAAGGCCATGCTCAACATCCAAGACCGCATTGAAGCAGAGGGGCTCCCGCTCTCCATGCTACTTCAGGTCCACGATGAACTCGTGTTTGAGGTGGATGAGGCGCACGTGGAAAGTGCGGCGAGCCTTATTCGTCATGAGATGGAAGGCGTGGTTGAGCTGGACGTGCCGCTTACGGTCGAGCTTGGCATTGGCGACAACTGGATGGACGCCAAGTAG